One window from the genome of Micromonospora aurantiaca ATCC 27029 encodes:
- a CDS encoding VOC family protein — protein MARDWKLVIDCADPIGLARFWAEALGYQVEDNSVLIERLAAAGAVPPEAYVEVDGRKAWRELAAVRHPDDPVDPASGTGLGRRFLFQAVPEPKRVKNRLHVDLHVGPEGRAAEVKRLTALGATVLAEVADRGSEHTTMADPEGNEFDVQ, from the coding sequence ATGGCCCGGGACTGGAAACTCGTCATCGACTGTGCCGACCCGATCGGGCTGGCCCGCTTCTGGGCCGAGGCGCTCGGCTACCAGGTCGAGGACAACAGCGTGCTGATCGAGCGGCTGGCCGCCGCCGGTGCGGTGCCGCCGGAGGCGTACGTCGAGGTGGACGGCCGCAAGGCGTGGCGCGAGCTGGCGGCGGTACGCCACCCGGACGACCCGGTCGACCCGGCCAGCGGCACCGGGCTGGGCCGACGGTTCCTGTTCCAGGCCGTCCCCGAACCCAAGCGGGTGAAGAACCGCCTCCACGTCGACCTGCACGTCGGGCCGGAGGGGCGGGCGGCCGAGGTGAAGCGGCTGACCGCGCTCGGCGCGACGGTGCTGGCCGAGGTCGCCGACCGGGGCAGCGAGCACACCACGATGGCCGACCCGGAGGGCAACGAGTTCGACGTGCAGTGA
- a CDS encoding CGNR zinc finger domain-containing protein, producing MTDGASGLTLISPEGTRYRFDPGALCLELLTTGGPGAFARYEVLHRPDDLAGWLAVSRLRLDPATVTVDADDLAAARRLRDALWRVTQARTRDETPPAADLAVVNDAAAGLPLSPQAGPDGSRSWRTPLTGAQVVATFARDAVDLLTGPYAARIRECGAHDCQLVFVDTSRPGQRRWCAMERCGNRQKARALRSRRAPG from the coding sequence GTGACGGACGGCGCAAGCGGACTCACCCTGATCAGTCCCGAAGGCACTCGATACCGCTTCGACCCGGGCGCGCTCTGCCTGGAGCTGCTGACCACCGGCGGTCCGGGCGCGTTCGCCCGCTACGAGGTGCTGCACCGGCCGGACGACCTCGCGGGCTGGCTGGCCGTGTCCCGCCTGCGCCTGGACCCCGCCACCGTCACCGTCGACGCGGACGACCTGGCCGCCGCCCGTCGGCTGCGCGACGCGCTCTGGCGAGTGACGCAGGCGCGTACCCGCGACGAGACCCCGCCCGCCGCGGACCTGGCCGTGGTGAACGACGCGGCGGCCGGGCTGCCGCTGAGCCCGCAGGCCGGTCCCGACGGCAGCCGGTCCTGGCGTACGCCGCTGACCGGCGCGCAAGTGGTCGCGACATTCGCCCGGGACGCGGTCGACCTGCTCACCGGCCCGTACGCGGCCCGGATCCGGGAGTGCGGCGCACACGACTGCCAACTGGTCTTCGTGGACACCTCCCGGCCGGGGCAGCGCCGCTGGTGCGCGATGGAACGCTGCGGCAACCGGCAGAAGGCGCGCGCCCTGCGGTCCCGGCGTGCGCCCGGGTGA
- a CDS encoding alanyl-tRNA editing protein produces MGVTHHGRTHRLDLADPTLREWTCRVLAADPEQGIVLDRSAFYPGGGGQPPDHGVLLWQGVQTRIVGTRKGDDLWLIPAEGDPVPPVGTEVAGAVEDTRRTMLMRTHSGLHVLCGVVFRDFGALVTGGNMEPGEARMDFNLPEVPPDFKARIEELVNAEVAADRSVAVRVLPRAEALALPDIIRTQSNLIPPEEQEVRIVDIVGLDVQADGGTHVASTAQIGKVQVVKVESKGRANRRVRVRLAD; encoded by the coding sequence ATGGGCGTCACACACCACGGCCGTACGCACCGGCTCGACCTCGCCGACCCGACTCTGCGGGAGTGGACCTGCCGGGTGCTGGCGGCCGATCCCGAGCAGGGCATCGTGCTGGACCGGTCCGCGTTCTACCCGGGCGGCGGCGGGCAGCCGCCGGATCACGGGGTGCTTCTCTGGCAGGGCGTACAGACCCGGATCGTCGGCACCCGCAAGGGCGACGACCTCTGGCTGATCCCGGCCGAGGGTGACCCGGTGCCGCCGGTCGGCACCGAGGTCGCCGGCGCGGTCGAGGACACGCGCCGGACCATGCTGATGCGTACCCACTCCGGGCTGCACGTGCTCTGCGGCGTGGTGTTCCGCGACTTCGGCGCGCTCGTCACGGGCGGCAACATGGAGCCGGGTGAGGCGCGGATGGACTTCAACCTCCCCGAGGTGCCGCCGGACTTCAAGGCCCGCATCGAGGAGCTGGTGAACGCCGAGGTGGCCGCCGACCGGTCGGTGGCGGTGCGGGTGCTGCCGCGCGCCGAGGCGCTGGCCCTGCCGGACATCATCCGTACCCAGTCGAACCTGATCCCGCCGGAGGAGCAGGAGGTGCGGATCGTCGACATCGTCGGGCTGGACGTGCAGGCCGACGGCGGCACGCACGTGGCCTCCACCGCCCAGATCGGCAAGGTCCAGGTGGTCAAGGTGGAGAGCAAGGGACGGGCCAACCGCCGGGTACGCGTGCGCCTGGCGGACTGA
- a CDS encoding alpha/beta fold hydrolase produces MRGFRWPPPPDGGPRTWGPGPGAPRTGRPALPEPETELVATPHGVSLERLVTGTGDPVTVFAHGLGSGIATTRPFGSGVTGRRIFFQFRGHGRSDSPPGPWSYLDLARDLRAVADLGGATRAFGASLGAGALCRLLAESPERFERLVFFLPAVLDTPRGEVARARLTGLLDAVAEGDASALADAVSLELPPSVRNTPAGWAYLRQRLDQLLRDGLAPGLADLPAQAPLDDAGSLAAVTAPALVIAAAEDDLHPVAVAERLAAALPNATLHVYDRPGVLWTERADLRERVSEFLNG; encoded by the coding sequence GTGAGAGGTTTCCGCTGGCCTCCGCCGCCGGACGGCGGTCCCCGCACCTGGGGGCCCGGCCCCGGCGCGCCCCGGACCGGGCGCCCCGCGCTGCCCGAGCCGGAGACGGAACTGGTCGCCACCCCGCACGGGGTGAGCCTGGAACGGCTGGTCACCGGCACCGGTGACCCGGTCACCGTGTTCGCGCACGGGCTGGGCAGCGGCATCGCCACCACCCGCCCGTTCGGCAGCGGCGTCACCGGGCGGCGCATCTTCTTCCAGTTCCGCGGGCACGGCCGCTCCGACTCGCCGCCCGGGCCGTGGAGCTACCTGGACCTCGCCCGTGACCTGCGGGCCGTCGCCGACCTGGGCGGCGCGACCCGGGCGTTCGGCGCCAGCCTCGGCGCGGGCGCGCTCTGCCGGCTGCTCGCCGAGAGCCCGGAACGCTTCGAGAGACTCGTCTTCTTCCTGCCCGCCGTGCTGGACACGCCGCGCGGCGAGGTGGCACGCGCCCGGCTCACCGGCCTGCTCGACGCGGTGGCCGAGGGCGACGCCTCGGCACTGGCCGACGCGGTGTCGCTGGAACTGCCGCCGTCGGTGCGCAACACCCCGGCCGGCTGGGCGTACCTGCGGCAACGGCTCGACCAGCTGCTGCGCGACGGGCTCGCGCCGGGGCTGGCCGACCTGCCCGCCCAGGCCCCGCTCGACGACGCCGGGTCGCTCGCCGCGGTCACCGCGCCGGCGCTGGTCATCGCCGCCGCCGAGGACGACCTGCACCCGGTCGCCGTCGCCGAACGGCTCGCCGCCGCGCTCCCCAACGCCACACTGCACGTGTACGACCGGCCCGGCGTGCTCTGGACCGAGCGCGCCGACCTGCGGGAGCGCGTCTCGGAGTTCCTGAACGGGTAA
- a CDS encoding DUF2516 family protein, protein MAIAAPIFAFAVQDVIQLILLVFALVVQGVALVHAVTQRGDGFAALGTLPKGGWVAILAVCLLLTLLGFGPISLFGLIGIAAGLIYLLDVRPGLRDLHDGRGSW, encoded by the coding sequence ATGGCCATCGCCGCGCCGATCTTCGCGTTCGCAGTCCAAGACGTGATCCAGCTGATCCTGCTCGTCTTCGCCCTGGTCGTACAGGGAGTGGCGCTGGTGCACGCGGTCACCCAGCGCGGCGACGGATTCGCCGCGCTCGGCACGCTGCCCAAGGGCGGCTGGGTCGCCATCCTGGCGGTCTGTCTGCTGCTGACCCTGCTCGGCTTCGGCCCGATCAGCCTGTTCGGACTGATCGGCATCGCCGCGGGTCTCATCTACCTGCTCGACGTGCGGCCCGGCCTGCGGGACCTGCACGACGGCCGAGGGTCCTGGTGA
- a CDS encoding helix-turn-helix domain-containing protein produces MATSKDLPDVGGFIRDLRRNAKISLRQLAEQAGVSNPYLSQIERGLRKPSAEVLQQLASALRVSTPAMYLRAGLLDDKEGQGVLAAIAVDPELTMAQKQSLTQIYETFRRENARLAEATEAATTAEAAEKAATTETVATEPASAPEAPATVAAAATGPVTPEGTPTEAVLESVAVTEAGAAPAPTTAPAPTTAAPQDTTARRAARKAAGAAEEEQS; encoded by the coding sequence ATGGCCACCAGCAAGGACCTTCCCGATGTCGGCGGGTTCATTCGCGACCTGCGGCGCAACGCGAAGATCTCACTGCGCCAGCTCGCCGAGCAGGCGGGCGTCAGCAATCCCTACCTGAGCCAGATCGAGCGTGGGCTGCGCAAGCCGAGTGCCGAGGTGCTCCAGCAGCTCGCCAGCGCACTTCGTGTCTCCACCCCGGCGATGTACCTGCGTGCCGGGCTGCTGGACGACAAGGAGGGCCAGGGCGTGCTCGCGGCGATCGCCGTCGACCCCGAGCTGACCATGGCCCAGAAGCAGTCGCTCACCCAGATCTACGAGACGTTCCGGCGCGAGAACGCCCGCCTGGCCGAGGCGACCGAGGCGGCCACGACGGCGGAGGCGGCCGAGAAGGCCGCCACGACGGAAACGGTCGCGACCGAGCCGGCCTCCGCGCCGGAGGCCCCGGCGACGGTGGCCGCGGCCGCGACCGGTCCGGTCACGCCGGAGGGCACGCCGACCGAGGCGGTCCTCGAATCGGTAGCCGTCACCGAAGCGGGTGCCGCGCCCGCCCCGACCACCGCGCCCGCCCCGACCACCGCCGCCCCGCAGGACACGACCGCCCGCCGGGCGGCCCGGAAGGCCGCCGGTGCGGCCGAAGAGGAGCAGTCATGA
- a CDS encoding alpha/beta fold hydrolase, whose amino-acid sequence MTKIDINGAQLAYDESGTGTAVVLLHAGIADRRMWRGQVPALAQRHRVIALDLRGYGESELPTTPFAHHDDVVGLLDALGVERAALVGCSFGGRVAVDTALAHPERVSALALFGAPVSGNEWSEETEQLWEELVGDVDPEDFAATAAGEVRFWVVGPTRRPEDVDPELIRFAEEMDRRALAAEQALSAIEVGELDPPAIDRLGELRVPVLVGTGADDLADIRRLADRIADEAPHGVRMPDVTNAAHLLPLERPTETNATLLPFLP is encoded by the coding sequence GTGACCAAGATCGATATCAACGGCGCCCAGCTCGCGTACGACGAGAGCGGCACCGGAACCGCCGTGGTGCTGCTGCACGCCGGCATCGCCGACCGGCGGATGTGGCGCGGGCAGGTCCCGGCGCTCGCGCAGCGCCACCGGGTGATCGCGCTGGACCTGCGCGGCTACGGCGAGTCGGAGCTGCCGACCACGCCGTTCGCCCACCACGACGACGTGGTCGGGCTGCTCGACGCGCTGGGCGTCGAGCGGGCCGCGCTCGTCGGCTGCTCGTTCGGCGGCCGGGTCGCGGTGGACACCGCGCTCGCCCACCCGGAGCGGGTCTCGGCGCTGGCGCTCTTCGGCGCTCCGGTCTCCGGCAACGAGTGGTCCGAGGAGACCGAGCAGCTCTGGGAGGAGCTGGTCGGCGACGTGGACCCGGAGGACTTCGCCGCCACCGCCGCCGGCGAGGTGCGTTTCTGGGTGGTCGGCCCGACCCGCCGCCCGGAGGACGTCGACCCGGAGCTGATCCGGTTCGCCGAGGAGATGGACCGCCGGGCACTCGCCGCCGAGCAGGCGCTGAGCGCGATCGAGGTGGGCGAGCTGGACCCGCCGGCGATCGACCGGCTGGGCGAGCTGCGCGTACCGGTACTGGTCGGCACCGGCGCGGACGACCTGGCCGACATCCGCCGCCTGGCCGACCGCATCGCCGACGAGGCCCCCCACGGCGTGCGCATGCCGGACGTGACGAACGCGGCCCACCTGCTCCCCCTGGAGCGCCCCACCGAGACCAACGCCACCCTCCTGCCGTTCCTCCCCTGA
- a CDS encoding asparaginase yields the protein MGKTYEGGVPLAEVVRSGFVEGVHRGSVVVLDAAGEPVAGAGDVTSPIFPRSSSKPMQAIGMLRAGLPLTDPADIALVAASHAGEEFHVERVTALLRDAGLTEDALHCPPDLPFGEAAREAVLRAGGGPARVLMNCSGKHAGMVRTCLAAGWPLDGYWRPEHPLQQCLTATIEEFTGERAAAVGVDGCGAPVLAVSLTGLARAFLRLVEAEPGTVERTVADAMRAYPELVGGTQAEDTRLMRGVPGLLAKIGAEGVIAAAIPEVGAVALKIDDGAARARTPVLVSALARLDVRAPILTEYAEPPLLGGGLPVGAIRPTW from the coding sequence GTGGGAAAAACGTACGAGGGCGGCGTGCCGCTCGCCGAGGTGGTCCGGTCCGGCTTCGTGGAGGGAGTCCACCGGGGTTCCGTGGTGGTGCTCGACGCCGCCGGTGAGCCGGTCGCCGGGGCCGGTGACGTCACCTCGCCGATCTTCCCCCGCTCGTCGAGCAAGCCGATGCAGGCGATCGGCATGCTCCGGGCCGGCCTGCCGCTCACCGACCCGGCCGACATCGCGCTCGTCGCGGCCAGCCACGCGGGCGAGGAGTTCCACGTCGAGCGGGTGACAGCGCTGCTGCGCGACGCCGGCCTGACCGAGGACGCGTTGCACTGCCCGCCGGACCTGCCGTTCGGCGAGGCCGCCCGGGAGGCGGTGCTGCGGGCCGGCGGCGGCCCGGCCCGGGTGCTGATGAACTGTTCCGGCAAGCACGCCGGCATGGTGCGCACCTGCCTGGCCGCGGGCTGGCCGCTGGACGGCTACTGGCGGCCCGAGCACCCGCTCCAGCAGTGCCTGACCGCCACGATCGAGGAGTTCACCGGCGAGCGGGCGGCGGCGGTCGGGGTGGACGGCTGCGGCGCACCGGTGCTGGCCGTCTCGCTGACCGGGCTGGCGCGGGCGTTCCTGCGGCTGGTCGAGGCCGAGCCGGGCACCGTCGAGCGGACGGTGGCGGACGCGATGCGGGCGTACCCGGAACTTGTCGGCGGCACCCAGGCGGAGGACACGCGGCTGATGCGCGGCGTACCCGGCCTGCTCGCCAAGATCGGCGCGGAGGGTGTGATCGCGGCGGCGATCCCGGAGGTCGGCGCCGTCGCTCTGAAGATCGACGACGGCGCCGCGAGGGCCCGCACACCCGTCCTGGTGTCGGCCCTGGCACGCCTGGACGTGCGCGCCCCCATCCTCACCGAGTACGCCGAACCGCCCCTGCTGGGCGGCGGCCTCCCGGTAGGAGCCATCCGCCCCACCTGGTAA
- a CDS encoding 3-keto-5-aminohexanoate cleavage protein — MTTGTLITVAPTGAESAKAEVPALPVTLDELLLTAKECEALGAAVIHVHIRDDDARPTLDQGRLRDTVAALRESTDLIVQLSSGGAVTDPESARLAVLDAAPDMASCTMGTVNFGDDVFLNRWEFIVDLHTRMQERGVVPEYEIFDLGHLTALQRLLGKYGLPHGGHVHVDFVMGVPGGMPGTTATLVAAQQMVRDLPEGTTFAATGIGRSTIPVMLASLSAGGHLRVGMEDTVTYAKGRPVESNMQLVARAVGFAQLAQRPPLTTAEARTLLGVPATVR; from the coding sequence ATGACGACAGGGACGTTGATCACGGTTGCCCCCACCGGCGCGGAGTCGGCGAAGGCGGAGGTGCCGGCGCTACCGGTGACGCTCGACGAGCTGCTGCTGACGGCCAAGGAGTGCGAGGCGCTCGGCGCCGCCGTGATCCACGTCCACATCCGTGACGACGACGCGCGGCCCACGCTCGACCAGGGGCGGCTGCGCGACACGGTGGCGGCGCTGCGGGAGAGCACCGACCTGATCGTGCAGCTCTCCTCCGGCGGCGCGGTGACCGACCCGGAGTCGGCCCGGCTGGCGGTGCTCGACGCCGCACCCGACATGGCCTCCTGCACCATGGGCACCGTCAACTTCGGCGACGACGTGTTCCTCAACCGGTGGGAGTTCATCGTCGACCTGCACACCCGGATGCAGGAGCGGGGCGTCGTCCCCGAGTACGAGATCTTCGACCTGGGCCACCTCACCGCCCTGCAGCGGCTGCTCGGCAAGTACGGCCTGCCGCACGGCGGGCACGTGCACGTCGACTTCGTGATGGGAGTGCCGGGTGGCATGCCCGGCACCACGGCGACCCTTGTCGCGGCCCAGCAGATGGTGCGCGACCTGCCCGAGGGCACCACGTTCGCGGCCACCGGCATCGGGCGCAGCACCATCCCGGTGATGCTGGCCTCGCTGTCGGCCGGTGGTCACCTGCGGGTCGGCATGGAGGACACGGTCACGTACGCCAAGGGGCGTCCGGTGGAGTCCAACATGCAGCTCGTCGCGCGGGCGGTCGGCTTCGCCCAGCTCGCCCAGCGGCCCCCGCTGACCACCGCCGAGGCCCGTACGCTGCTCGGCGTCCCGGCTACCGTCCGGTAA
- a CDS encoding YgfZ/GcvT domain-containing protein — protein sequence MIDIAGAVTTDAIDDQTRDQPEPAHRAAGVGPVAAHYGDPMREQRLLATGVGLVDRSHRGVVAVPGEERIGWLHTLTSQHLAALAPWQGTELLVLSPHGHVEQHAMVADDGETTWLDTEPGMTEGLLSYLEKMRFFSKVDPRDATADHALLSLVGPEAPGALDTLGVTGLAAPDVAAVPGPKFRSGELPARPSAVYDVKPLPVGGWARRVALGVDLLVPRAAMDEMVAELRGAGVPVAGLWAYEAIRVAAKQARAGVDTDHRTIPAEVDLIAPAVHLDKGCYRGQETVARVHNLGKPPRRLVLLHLDGVASDQPPVAGTPVTLDGRTVGFVGTAVQHYELGQVALAVLKRNTPDDARLLVGESAAAIDV from the coding sequence ATGATCGACATCGCGGGCGCGGTGACCACCGACGCCATCGACGACCAGACCCGGGACCAGCCGGAACCGGCCCACCGGGCGGCGGGTGTCGGCCCGGTGGCCGCCCACTACGGCGACCCGATGCGCGAGCAGCGGCTCCTGGCCACCGGCGTGGGCCTGGTCGACCGCTCGCACCGGGGCGTGGTCGCGGTGCCCGGCGAGGAGCGGATCGGCTGGCTGCACACGCTCACCAGCCAGCACCTGGCCGCGCTGGCGCCGTGGCAGGGCACCGAGCTGCTGGTGCTCTCCCCGCACGGGCACGTCGAGCAGCACGCGATGGTCGCCGACGACGGCGAGACCACCTGGCTCGACACCGAGCCGGGGATGACCGAGGGCCTCCTGTCATACCTGGAGAAGATGCGGTTCTTCAGCAAGGTCGACCCGCGCGACGCCACCGCCGACCACGCGCTGCTGTCGCTCGTCGGGCCGGAGGCGCCCGGCGCGCTCGACACGCTCGGCGTCACCGGGCTGGCCGCTCCCGACGTGGCAGCGGTGCCGGGTCCGAAGTTCCGTTCCGGCGAGCTGCCCGCGCGGCCGTCAGCGGTGTACGACGTCAAGCCGCTGCCGGTCGGCGGCTGGGCCCGGCGGGTGGCGCTCGGCGTCGACCTGCTCGTGCCACGGGCGGCCATGGACGAAATGGTGGCGGAGCTGCGCGGCGCCGGGGTGCCGGTGGCCGGGCTGTGGGCGTACGAGGCGATCCGGGTGGCCGCCAAGCAGGCCCGGGCCGGCGTGGACACCGACCACCGGACGATCCCGGCCGAGGTGGACCTGATCGCTCCGGCCGTGCACCTGGACAAGGGCTGCTACCGGGGGCAGGAGACGGTCGCCCGGGTGCACAACCTGGGCAAGCCGCCCCGCCGGCTCGTCCTGCTGCACCTGGACGGCGTGGCGAGCGACCAGCCGCCCGTCGCCGGTACGCCGGTGACGCTCGACGGCCGGACCGTCGGCTTCGTGGGCACCGCCGTGCAGCACTACGAGTTGGGTCAGGTGGCGCTCGCCGTGCTGAAGCGCAACACGCCCGACGACGCCCGACTGCTCGTGGGCGAGAGCGCCGCCGCCATCGACGTGTAA
- a CDS encoding Fur family transcriptional regulator, which produces MLRSRGLRLTAQRQLVLQAVLDLGHATPEQVHTAVREVAAGVNITTIYRTLELLERLGLVTHTHLSHGSPTYHAAGEHQHVHLVCRECGAIDEISPEMLRPLADQLDEQRGFKVDIGHVALFGVCGRCAQNGERT; this is translated from the coding sequence ATGCTCCGCTCGCGCGGGCTGCGGCTGACGGCGCAGCGGCAGCTGGTGCTCCAGGCCGTCCTGGATCTGGGGCACGCCACCCCGGAGCAGGTGCACACAGCGGTCCGCGAGGTCGCGGCCGGAGTCAACATCACCACCATCTACCGCACGCTGGAGCTGCTGGAACGGCTCGGCCTGGTGACGCACACGCACCTGTCGCACGGTTCGCCGACCTACCACGCGGCGGGTGAGCACCAGCACGTGCACCTGGTGTGCCGGGAGTGCGGGGCGATCGACGAGATCTCCCCGGAGATGCTCCGCCCGCTCGCCGACCAGCTGGACGAGCAGCGCGGGTTCAAGGTCGACATCGGGCATGTCGCGCTCTTCGGGGTCTGCGGCCGCTGCGCACAGAACGGGGAACGCACATGA
- a CDS encoding aminotransferase class IV translates to MGTTRVAVLGRGLVPAGEPVLRGDDRGVLHGDGLFETLHLRDGRPWLRDAHLARLRAGAAAIDLPLPPDAALVELLDAVCAGWPARTEGALRLVCTRGPEGGGPPTVYATLGEVPASARLARRDGVTVATLPLGVAARSRPELGWLPSGVKSTSYALSTAARRWAQRTGVDDVLWVSTDGYVLEGPTANVVWLSGGRLLTVPAAPTGILPGVTAGHLLERAGELGLTADEHLPTVADLHEAEAIWLTSSLRGPAEVTALNGIPRPSSPLTPRIQTLLDFPPPPPR, encoded by the coding sequence GTGGGTACGACACGGGTGGCGGTGCTCGGCCGGGGGCTCGTACCGGCGGGTGAGCCGGTGCTGCGCGGCGACGACCGGGGCGTCCTGCACGGCGACGGCCTGTTCGAGACGCTGCACCTGCGCGACGGCCGCCCCTGGCTGCGCGACGCCCACCTGGCCCGGCTGCGGGCCGGTGCGGCGGCGATCGACCTGCCGCTGCCCCCTGATGCCGCGCTCGTCGAGCTGCTGGACGCGGTGTGCGCCGGCTGGCCCGCCCGGACCGAGGGCGCGTTGCGGCTGGTCTGCACGCGGGGACCGGAGGGCGGTGGGCCGCCCACGGTGTACGCGACGCTCGGAGAGGTGCCTGCGTCCGCCCGACTGGCCCGGCGGGACGGGGTGACTGTGGCCACGCTGCCGCTCGGGGTGGCCGCCCGGTCCCGCCCGGAACTGGGGTGGCTGCCGAGCGGCGTGAAGTCCACCTCGTACGCGCTCAGCACCGCCGCCCGGCGGTGGGCGCAGCGGACGGGCGTGGACGACGTGCTCTGGGTCTCGACCGACGGCTACGTGTTGGAGGGGCCCACCGCGAACGTGGTGTGGCTGAGTGGCGGCCGTCTCCTCACGGTGCCGGCGGCACCGACCGGAATCCTGCCCGGCGTGACCGCCGGCCATCTGCTGGAACGCGCCGGAGAGCTGGGCCTGACCGCAGACGAGCACCTGCCCACCGTGGCCGACCTGCACGAGGCCGAGGCGATCTGGCTGACCAGCTCGCTGCGCGGCCCGGCAGAGGTCACGGCCTTGAACGGAATCCCCCGCCCGAGTTCTCCCCTGACCCCCCGCATCCAGACCCTCCTGGACTTCCCCCCACCCCCACCCCGTTGA
- a CDS encoding FABP family protein yields the protein MSQCESLEVSGESVSENPLQPPWLNAPPVDPYPYEESHDLRVGPKLHPSLDGLLPYIGVWRGRGRGGFPTIEDFDYAQEIRISHDGRPFLFYESRAWILDEQSRPVRPAGREVGWWRPVLDGERVTDELEALMTTPTGVMELHIGKRKGTQIEFATDAVVRTATAKEVTAGARLFGIVEGALLYAQEMAAVGHPLSPHLSARLTRVAG from the coding sequence ATGTCGCAGTGCGAATCGCTAGAGGTAAGTGGTGAATCTGTGAGTGAGAATCCGCTTCAGCCGCCGTGGTTGAACGCGCCGCCGGTCGACCCGTACCCGTACGAGGAGAGCCACGACCTGCGCGTCGGCCCGAAGCTGCACCCGAGCCTGGACGGCCTGCTGCCGTACATCGGGGTCTGGCGCGGCCGGGGCCGGGGTGGGTTCCCGACGATCGAGGACTTCGACTACGCGCAGGAGATCCGGATCAGCCACGACGGCCGGCCGTTCCTGTTCTACGAGTCCCGGGCGTGGATCCTGGACGAGCAGAGCCGCCCGGTTCGTCCCGCCGGCCGTGAGGTGGGCTGGTGGCGTCCGGTGCTCGACGGTGAGCGGGTGACCGACGAGCTGGAGGCGCTGATGACCACGCCGACCGGCGTGATGGAGCTGCACATCGGCAAGCGCAAGGGCACCCAGATCGAGTTCGCCACCGACGCGGTCGTGCGTACCGCCACGGCGAAGGAGGTCACCGCCGGTGCCCGGCTGTTCGGCATCGTCGAGGGCGCCCTGCTCTACGCGCAGGAGATGGCCGCCGTGGGCCACCCTCTGAGCCCGCACCTCTCCGCCCGCCTGACCCGGGTGGCCGGCTGA
- the mtfM gene encoding small membrane protein MtfM → MVTEIGFVSLLVAGLGALAGGLVYVAVRIARGKW, encoded by the coding sequence ATGGTTACCGAGATCGGGTTCGTCAGCCTGCTGGTCGCCGGCCTGGGCGCGCTCGCCGGTGGCCTGGTCTATGTCGCAGTGCGAATCGCTAGAGGTAAGTGGTGA
- a CDS encoding DsrE family protein yields MARTLVVKATAGADSPERCAQAFTVASTAAAAGVDVSLWLTGESTWFALPGRAETFELPHSAPLGELLHVVLTTGRVTACTQCAARRDIGPGDVIPGVRIAGAAVFVEEAMTEGAQALVY; encoded by the coding sequence ATGGCGCGCACTCTCGTCGTCAAGGCCACCGCCGGCGCGGACTCCCCGGAACGCTGCGCCCAGGCGTTCACAGTCGCCTCCACCGCAGCCGCGGCCGGGGTGGACGTGTCGCTCTGGCTCACCGGCGAGTCCACCTGGTTCGCGCTCCCCGGGCGGGCGGAGACGTTCGAGCTGCCGCACTCCGCGCCGCTCGGCGAACTGCTGCACGTGGTCCTGACCACGGGCCGGGTGACCGCCTGCACCCAGTGCGCGGCCCGGCGGGACATCGGCCCGGGCGACGTCATCCCCGGCGTACGCATCGCGGGCGCCGCGGTGTTCGTCGAGGAGGCGATGACCGAGGGCGCGCAGGCGCTCGTCTACTGA
- a CDS encoding SCP2 sterol-binding domain-containing protein yields MNVSEAIQQFFASLPARAAAVLNSPIGGTLQIDLADGNRTEHWYVTLAPGSAQVSREEQRQADGVLTLSTELFEKLVTGREAGMAAVLRNEATFSGHVVLFLAFRRFLPTRPDVRDPRDAARDHVRRVA; encoded by the coding sequence GTGAACGTGAGTGAGGCGATCCAACAGTTCTTCGCGTCGCTACCGGCGCGCGCCGCGGCGGTGCTGAACAGCCCGATCGGCGGCACGCTCCAGATCGACCTGGCCGACGGCAACCGGACCGAGCACTGGTACGTGACGCTGGCCCCCGGATCGGCCCAGGTGAGCCGGGAGGAGCAACGGCAGGCGGACGGCGTGCTGACCCTCTCCACCGAACTGTTCGAGAAGCTGGTCACCGGCCGCGAGGCCGGCATGGCCGCGGTGCTGCGCAACGAGGCCACGTTCAGCGGGCACGTCGTGCTGTTCCTGGCGTTCCGCCGGTTCCTGCCGACCCGGCCCGACGTACGGGATCCGCGGGACGCCGCCCGCGACCACGTCCGGCGGGTGGCGTGA